In one window of Electrophorus electricus isolate fEleEle1 chromosome 15, fEleEle1.pri, whole genome shotgun sequence DNA:
- the stag1a gene encoding cohesin subunit SA-1a isoform X1, translated as MITSELPVLLDSCGEPGPGEAVVLSELDHSGGGRTKKKRGKPGRLLAPSKKARKQKCPVGVLMGRKASGAVEQNGEGNPVTLFEVVKQGKSAMQSVVDDWIESYKLDRDLALLDLINFFIQCSGCKGAVRIEMFRNMQNAEIIHKMTEEFDEDSGDYPLTISGPVWKKFRYNFCEFIAVLVRQCQYSIIYDEYMMDTVISLLTGLSDSQVRAFRHTSTLAAMKLMTAVVSVALNLSIHQDNAQRQYEVERNKIIGKRANEKLELLLQKRKELQENQDEIENMMNSIFKGIFVHRYRDAIAEIRAICIEEIGVWMKMYSDAFLNDSYLKYVGWTLHDRQGEVRLKCLRALQSLYTNQELFPKLELFTNRFKDRIVSMTLDKEFDVAVEAIRLVTLILHDSKDALSNEDCENVYHLVYSAHRPMAVAAGEFLHSKLFSRHDPQVEEALAKRRGRCSPNGSLIRMLVLFFLESELHEHAAYLVDSLWECSQELLKDWECMTELLLEEPTQGEEILSDRQESALIEVIVCTIRQAAEAHPPVGRGAGKRVLTAKERKTQIDDKNKLTEHFIMALPMLLSKYQAESEKVANLLQIPQFFDLEVYSAGRMEKHLDGLLKQIRFVVEKHTEADVLEACSKTYSILCSEEFTIMNRVGIARSQLIDEMTDRFSHAVEDLLQEGDDADDDDIYNVLSNLKRLTAFHNAHDLTRWDLFRNCYRLLRAGIEQGSMPEQIAVQALQCSHYSILWQLVKITEGSPSKDDLAALRRVIKSFLFVCQQCLSNVNTLVKEQAFMLLCDLLMVYSHQLTAGSREALHPLVFNPDATLQNELLSFVLDHVFIEQDDENQSMEGDEEDEANKIEALHKRRNLLAAFSKLIIYDIVDMPAAADIFKHYMKYCNDYGDIIKETLSKTRQMDKILCAKTLILSLQQLFNELVPEQGPCLDHTSSPVTGIKELARRFALTFGLDQIKTREAVATLHKDGIEFAFKYQNPKGPDYPPLNLAFLEVLCEFSSKLLRQDKKTVHSYLEKFLSEQMAQRREDVWLPLISYRNSLLTGGDDDRLSITSGGSSKTGSLRSKKGRPLVHKKRTEEESVESLWVMRGDQLPLTQLTSTVLPPPQFTSTVLPATKLTSTVLREKPQHALDHVPGHVPDHTPEQESEHSPEPDYVHGTQMQMSWLGQHKPEELNRKEHTAVNYMKSRSGAVRHTVRGMMEDDAEPIFEDVMMSSHGQLEDMNEEFEDTIVIDLPPSRNRRERVELRPDFFESAGMIEDESGFTMPMF; from the exons ATGATCACCTCAGAGCTGCCTGTTCTGCT GGACTCCTGCGGTGAGCCTGGCCCTGGGGAGGCAGTCGTTTTGAGTGAGCTCGACCACTCCGGAGGTGGCAGGAccaagaaaaagagagggaagcCAGGTAGACTGCTG GCACCTAGTAAGAAAGCACGCAAGCAGAAGTGCCCAGTGGGGGTGTTGATGGGGCGCAAGGCCAGTGGAGCCGTCGAGCAGAATGGGGAGGGGAATCCCGTCACCCTGTTTGAGGTGGTCAAACAAGGAAAGAGTGCCATGCAG TCAGTTGTGGATGACTGGATAGAATCTTATAAGCTGGACCGGGATCTTGCCCTCCTGGACCTCATCAACTTCTTCATTCAGTGTTCTGGCTGTAAAG GTGCTGTGAGAATTGAAATGTTTCGCAACATGCAAAATGCAGAGATCATCCATAAAATGACAGAGGAGTTTGATGAG GACAGTGGGGATTACCCCCTCACCATATCTGGCCCAGTGTGGAAGAAGTTCCGGTACAATTTTTGCGAGTTCATCGCGGTTCTGGTTCGGCAGTGCCAGTACAGCATTATCTATGATGAGTACATGATGGACACAGTCATCTCACTGTTGACCGGCCTCTCTGACTCACAGGTCCGAGCATTCCGACACACCAGCACCCTCGCAG CGATGAAGCTGATGACAGCTGTTGTGAGTGTGGCACTGAACCTTAGCATCCACCAAGACAACGCCCAGAGACAGTATGAGGTCGAGCGCAACAAAATAATTGGCAAGCGAGCCAACGAGAAGCTTGAGCTGCTACTGCAGAAAAGGAAGGAG CTCCAAGAAAACCAAGATGAAATTGAAAACATGATGAACTCAATCTTCAAGGGAATATTTGTTCATCGTTACAG GGATGCGATTGCTGAAATCAGAGCCATCTGCATTGAGGAGATTGGAGTGTGGATGAAAATGTACAGTGATGCCTTCCTCAACGACAGTTACCTTAAGTATGTAGGGTGGACTTTACATGACCGG CAAGGTGAAGTACGTTTGAAATGCTTGAGAGCCTTACAGAGCCTCTACACCAACCAGGAGCTCTTTCCAAAGCTGGAGCTATTCACAAACCGTTTTAAG GACCGGATAGTGTCGATGACACTAGATAAAGAATTTGATGTGGCAGTGGAGGCAATCAGATTAGTCACCCTAATTCTGCA tgacaGTAAGGATGCGCTGTCCAATGAGGACTGTGAGAATGTGTATCACCTGGTGTATTCTGCACACAGACCCATGGCAGTCGCAGCAGGAGAGTTCCTCCACAGCAA aTTGTTCAGCAGACATGACCCCCAGGTTGAGGAGGCTCTGGCAAAACGCAGGGGGAGGTGCAGTCCAAACGGGAGCCTCATCAGGATGTTAGTGCTCTTTTTCCTGGAGAGTGag CTCCACGAGCATGCTGCATATCTGGTGGACAGCCTGTGGGAGTGTTCTCAGGAGCTGCTGAAGGACTGGGAGTGTATGActgagctgctgctggaggagcCTACGCAGGGAGAGGAGA TtctgtcagacagacaggagagtgCTCTGATCGAGGTCATCGTCTGCACCATTCGCCAAGCTGCAGAGGCCCATCCACCCGTGGGCAGGGGAGCAGGCAAACGG GTGCTGACTGCCAAAGAGAGGAAGACACAGATTGATGACAAGAACAAGCTCACAGAGCACTTTATCATGGCTCTCCCAATGCTACTGTCAAAG TACCAGGCTGAATCTGAGAAGGTGGCCAACCTGCTACAGATTCCCCAGTTCTTCGATCTGGAAGTTTATAGTGCTGGGAGGATGGAGAAG CACCTGGACGGTCTGCTGAAGCAGATCAGGTTTGTGGTGGAAAAGCACACGGAAGCAGATGTGCTGGAGGCATGTAGTAAGACCTACAGCATCCTGTGCAGTGAGGAGTTCACAATCATGAACCGTGTAGGCATTGCCCGCAGCCAGCTCATCGACGAGATGACAGATCGCTTCAGTCATGCAGTGGAGGACCTGCTGCAGGAG GGGGATGACGCAGATGATGATGACATTTACAATGTTCTGTCCAACCTCAAGAGACTCACTGCTTTTCACAA TGCCCACGATCTGACCAGGTGGGACCTGTTTCGGAACTGTTACCGGCTGTTAAGAGCAGGTATAGAACAGGGGTCAATGCCAGAACAG ATTGCAGTTCAGGCTCTTCAGTGCTCCCATTACTCAATCCTGTGGCAGCTGGTGAAGATCACAGAAGGCTCCCCATCTAAG gATGATCTAGCAGCACTTAGAAGAGTGATCAAATCTTTTCTGTTCGTGTGTCAGCAGTGTTTATCCAATGTCAACACGCTGGTTAAAGAACAG GCCTTCATGCTGCTGTGTGACCTGCTGATGGTGTACAGTCACCAGCTAACTGCGGGGAGCAGGGAGGCGCTGCATCCGCTTGTCTTCAATCCAGAtgccacactgcaaaatgaGCTGCTTAGCTTCGTCCTGGACCATGTCTTCATCGAGCAGGATGATGAGAACCAGAGCATGG AGggtgatgaggaagatgaagcCAACAAGATTGAGGCTTTACACAAGAGAAGGAACCTGCTGGCTGCCTTCAGCAAACTCATAATCTACGACATTGTAGACATGCCCGCAGCTGCAGACATCTTCAAGCACTACATGAAG TACTGCAATGACTATGGAGACATTATTAAGGAGACACTAAGCAAGACAAGACAAATGGACAAGATCTTGTGTGCCAAGACGCTCATCCTGAGTCTGCAGCAG CTCTTTAATGAGCTGGTCCCGGAGCAGGGCCCATGTCTGGACCACACGTCTTCACCTGTCACCGGCATTAAGGAGCTGGCACGACGCTTTGCCCTAACCTTTGGCCTCGACCAGATCAAGACCAGGGAGGCCGTGGCCACACTACATAA GGATGGTATTGAGTTTGCCTTCAAGTACCAGAACCCAAAAGGTCCTGACTACCCACCCCTGAATCTGGCCTTCCTGGAAGTCCTCTGTGAATTTTCCTCTAAGCTGCTTCGGCAAGACAAAAAAACAGT CCACTCGTACCTGGAGAAATTCCTGTCAGAGCAGATGGCACAGAGGCGGGAGGATGTGTGGCTGCCTCTCATATCCTACCGCAACTCACTGCTGACGGGTGGCGATGACGACCGTCTGTCCATCACCAGCGGTGGTAGCAGCAAGACGGGCTCACTCCGCAGCAAGAAGGGCCGGCCCCTGGTACACAAGAAACgcacagagg AGGAGAGTGTGGAGAGCTTATGGGTGATGAGAGGTGACCAGCTGCCACTCACCCAGCTCACATCCACAGTGCTGCCCCCACCCCAGTTCACATCCACAGTGCTTCCCGCAACCAAGCTCACATCCACAGTACTGCGAGAGAAACCACAACATGCCCTCGACCATGTCCCTGGCCACGTCCCTGATCACACTCCAGAGCAGGAGTCTGAGCACAGCCCCGAGCCTGACTACGTCCACGG TACACAAATGCAGATGTCTTGGCTTGGTCAACACAAACCGGAGGAGCTGAACAGGAAGGAGCACACAGCTGTGAACTACATGAAGTCCAGGAGTGGAGCAGTTCGGCACACAGT aagaggTATGATGGAAGATGATGCTGAGCCCATTTTTGAGGATGTCATGATGTCATCTCACGGACAGCTAGAAGACATGAATGAAGAATTTGAGGACACAATAGTCATTGACCTG CCTCCATCTCGGAATCGGCGTGAGAGGGTTGAACTGAGACCTGACTTCTTCGAATCTGCCGGCATGATAGAGGATGAATCG GGTTTTACGATGCCTATGTTCTGA